The sequence CAAAAGCGTTCCAAAGGAAATCCCTAGGCGCCTCTTTAGTCCAAATCCATGGTCGCCTGGTGCTTATCAGAATTGGACTGTCATGACGGTATGGCTATGTGATTGTTGTTATACCTGTTGAATTTTTTACCTTTAGAAAGGAAGTGGTTCCCAATATTTTCCTCTCTAAAACTACAGGAAATGCTACAAGTGCCGATTCTTTATATAATTGGAGCAATTATTCCAGCAACAATGATTGCAGTGCTGTATTATTTTGATCACAGTGTAGCTTCACAACTTGCTCAACAGAAAGAATTCAATTTGAGAAAACCACCTTCATACCATTATGATTTACTTCTATTGGGTTTCATGGTATGCAAACTCAGAACTTTTTCCCTTCTCTTTGACATAATTTCTCATTTATATTATCATGgaaattatgtttaattttatgggGTTTCCCTTATGTGATAGGTCATAATATGTGGTCTCCTTGGTATTCCTCCTTCCAATGGAGTAATTCCACAATCTCCTATGCACACGAAAAGTCTAGCCACACTTAAGCAACAGGTAGATTCTTCAACCGAGAGACGAAATTCTTGTTGTGCATAGATGCATTCTTCAACTATGATCATCTGAATAACTAGTGAGTCTTGTTGCAGTTGCTTCGCAGTCGATTAGTAGCTGCGGCCAAGAAATGTATGAGTAAAGATGTAAGCTTGGGGCAAGTGTATGGAAGCATGCAAGAAGCATATCAGCAGATGCAGAGCCCACTTCACCACGAAGCTTCAGCTACGGTATAATATTTTGTTTTCGAACATAGCTTAACAACAGGCCAAGATGATTTATTAGTACACACTTTTGATTTTACAAGCCTAAACATACTTATAATTACAGGGATTAAAAGAATTTAAAGACACAACAATTCAAGCAGCTTCAAGCACGGGCACTGTAGATGCTCCAGTCGATGAGACAATGTTTGATATTGAAAAGGAAATTGATGATTTATTGCCAGTCGAGGTGAAAGAACAGCGTGTGAGTAACTTGCTTCAATCGACAATGGTAGCAGGGTGTGTTGCAGCAATGCCTTTCTTGAAAATGATCCCAACCTCAGTTCTCTGGGGCTATTTTGCCTATATGGCCATAGAAAGCTTACCGGGTAACCAATTCTGGGAAAGGATTTTATTGCTCTTCATAGCTCCAAGCAGAAGACACAAGTAAGTAACTATTTCAGTCTTTGTTTTCTTTCAATAACTCATCCATTTAGTGTCATATTCCCATTTTGTTGGTGATTGGATTAATTTACTTGCATTGATGCTCTTGTTCAGAGTGCTTGAGGAATGTCATGCCACCTTTGTTGAGACTGTACCTTACAAAACAATTGCAGCGTTTACAATCTTCCAAGCCTCTTACTTGCTTGTCTGTTTCGGGATTACATGGGTTCCTATGGCCGGAGTTCTTTTCCCATTAATGATCATGCTTCTGGTTCCTGTGAGACAGTACATTTTGCCCAAGTTTTTCAAAAGTGTTCATCTTCAAGATTTAGATGCTGCCGAGTATGAGGAAGCACCTGCTTTATCATTCAGCCTAGCTGCTGTAAGCTACTACTCATATCTTTCGGTTTTTTGGTGTTGAATAATGCAATgtaatatttctttattttctcatACAAGGATGGGGACATAGGAAGAACAGCTTCGTTTGCTGACAATGGAGAGGTGTTTGATGGCATGATTACTCGAGGCAGGGGTGAGTTCAGGCGTATGTGCAGTTTCAGGGTGTCAAGTTCCGGTTCAACACCATCAAAGGAATTCAGACGTGTGCAGAGTCTGGTGACAAGCTCCACAGCAACAGCGTCAAAGGATTTCAAACGTTTGCAAAGTCTACAGATTCCACGGCAATCAGACTTGGTGCATAGCCCCCGTTCAAGTGAGCTGAGTCCTCGGCTTGGTGGAAGAGGGTCTCCAAGAACCGGAGAACTAAGACAATCAAATCTAGGGAAAGGTGGTTAGCATTGGAAAAAACTCATTTGTCAAATGAAATTTCAATCACCACTAGCAAGCCTTCGAAAgcgaaaaaaatatacatagcCAATGTTTTCTGACTTAATGAGCCCTTATTATTAGGATGAAAGTTGTCTGAAAATGCAGCAAGTCTGCTGGACATTTTTCTAGTCTTCATTTTTCTGAGCATGATGTTTCATATTTTCCAAATGCATTCAAAGGATGCTATTATTTTGTACCACAACTTATATCAAAGGATGATTCTAAGTAACATTTAATGATTGGTTTTTATTCTTTCCCTTGTCTCATGGCTTGTTTATCATTATTACTTTCATAAAATTCAAGACTAACAAGTTAAGTAATGCTTAAGCATGCAACAACAACTTATAGTTTTTATCCAAAAAAGCCAATTCAACAAAATAGCCTTAAAAGAAAGCTACATTTATGATTATGACTCTGTTCTCATACCAAATCTCaaatgttaaaaaattaaacaagaaaaatatctcatcGATACAAACTCGAACAACATCAAGAAGTCTTGCTGAATTTACGACCAGACATCTTCTCGGACTCGTACAATATGTGATTTATAAGCCCCCTTGCTGCACTGCAGATcagaacacaaaaaaaaaataaactttctaACAAATTGTTGTGATCAAGAACTATCTCTAACGAGCTTTACAGCTACTTCAAGCTGCAGATGCATAGGAACTAAGAACTAGGCAAAGCAAACTTACTCATCCTTGAGCTTTTGAATTTTCTCTGGATCTGTCTCATGCATGTTTTTTTTGAACTGCTGCCTTATCATTCCAACGAGAAGTGGAGTATTATTTTGCTGCATTCATGAGTTCAATGAAAGACTTCGATTTCTCAGTtacaaataaaaagaagaaaagtatatcaatttataaataaaactgACAAATGCAAGTACCCAAAaggacatttttttttaacagaaAGAGCTTAGCCTCAAATACTCAACATTCTTGTACTAGTAATAGATCTGCATTGTTCAGCTAATCAGATCCACATACCTTAAAAAATCCAATCAAACATATCTTACTCTAAAGTTGTTATTTTTACAGCCATTTGAATATTACCCTTtctccatttttgtttttcaataatgaaaatcaattaGTTTACACCACAAGCTGAATGTTTAcagaataagaataaaaataagaatggaacaaaatttaaaatgcataaaaagatTTGATAAAAGTTTTATCATAGTGGAAAGGTCATCTATTGATATGACATTACAATACTTTAAAATTCAACCAAGGGAATGAAAATTCTGTTCCATTTTATTACTTCTAACCAAACGCGATCTTAGTTTTCTCTAATGAAGATCTACATTAGCTAATTTCAACATGAATAAATACTAGAAAGCTATCTGGTTAGCATGATTGTTCTGCATTTTCTTAGTAATTTATGAATGAATCATTAATAAACTAGTGAGAGATCATTAACAAAGGATACCAAACTTACTCAATACAGAATTAGACATACATATGTAAATATTATTAACCAATTTTGAAGAAAGAAATTACCCTGTGACCAATATACTTAGCTCTTCGAAGACACTCCCGGTAAAGCTACAAGCAATAAAGATAGAATTCAAGCTTATGCATTTTCAAGAACAATATTCCAATATAAAAAAACAAGAGAAATTAATGGGACTAACTCTAATGGCATTGTTGGCAAGTTCAGGGGGCAACGCAGTTTGCAAAGATGGCATCTTTTCTTTCTGGGTTTCTGCTAAATTCACACACAGATTTAAAACATGAACTGTTGAGCAACAAATTCATGATAAATGAAAAACATAATACAGTGAATCAATCAAAACACTAAAAGGGCAAACTGATCGAAACCCAGAACAAGAGAAAACATAAAGAAGATGGGAAAAGGGGAAATCGGTGTAAGAAAGATAGATCATACCTTAAAGTGGAGAGGTTTAGCAGAAAACTATGATATAGTCTGTGAAGTGTGAAGGGCAACGACTCCAACTCCgagcaaaatttttttttttctattttttcttttattaaatttatgtcCTTGTTCTTAATAttggttttttaaaaataaatacaggGCTGGGCCGGGCCGTGTCAGATTTCAAGATGGAAGGAATGAGAAACTcacaaaaatattgaatttttagtAAAGATTTACATTTATACTGTCACACGGCAaaaattagatttaaattagatttatactgtatttaccttttttttttttcttttatactttagatgccaaaaatcacatattgaGCCTCTGTCTTCTACATCCACAGAGAGAACTACTCTAGCAATACGAGAACACCTGAAAACAACTATTAATTTCGGCAAGATGGAACAAAAATAGAGAAATcgacatcaaataaataatcatagcaaaacaactgtaaaacaacactaaaaaaattaaaaaaaaaaaacaaaagaaaaaaatgattaaaaaaagcTAACTATCTTCTGCATAGCCTCAAACTAGATATAATAGcgactatatttgcaagtccaGTCTTGAAAAAtcagaataaaaaaaactactaaaataacataaaaacaaatgtaaaataatgaagcaaatataaccacttaaaaaaatatataaaagaacCACAcccttcaaattttttttgccaATGAACTTGTCAAGTGTATTTATAGGAGAATCAgaataaaaaaacacaaaaacagccatagagaaggaagaagaaatatatttatagccCTCATTTTCCACACACGTATAGAACTACCGCATCAACACGAGAATACTTggaaaataaccattaatttGGCGAGATGGATCAAGAACACGTATAGAACCaccacatcttcctcatttacGTTGATGATATTATAGTTGCTACtaaaaatattgcaacattGAACAAATTCATATCTACCCTTGATGCACAATTCAAACTAAAGGATCTTGGCAGTCTACATTTCTTCCTTGGTCTCGAGATAGCCAGATGTTCCAAAGGAATATTAGTCAGTCAAAGACCCTTCACACTCCAACTGCTAAAAGACTCATGTTGCCTCGACTCTAAACCAGTCTCAACAATGATGATGGCACGCTCTTACAAAATTCAACTCAATACAGAAGCTTAATAGGGAAACTACTTTATCTCACCATCACAAGACCTGACATCAGTTTTACAGTAAATAAACTCAGCCAATTCCTCCAATCTCCAAAGCAACCTCACTTACATGCTGCAACTCGAGTCTTACAATACCTCAAAAGCTCCCCTAGGACTCTTCTTTTATGCATCATGTTCAGCTCCCCAATTTTAGGCCTTTGCCAGTGCTGATTAGGGAGCTTGTCTTGACACTAGAAGATTTATCTTAGGGTATTGCGTTTTCCTTAAACAATCACTCATCTCAtggaaattcaagaaataaccAACTGTTTCTCGCTCTTCAGGTGAAGCAAAGTATAGGGTCATGTCAAATGCTACTTGTGAACTTACATGGCTACGTACACTCCATCATTAAGGATTTCAACATACAAATACAGCTGCCATCTATACTCTTTTGTGATAATTCAGCAGCAATCCACATCACAAAAAATCACGTCTACCATGAAAGAACTAAACATGTAGAAATTGACTGTCACATTGTTAGAGAAAAAGTCACCAATAACACTATAAAGATGAACCATGTTTCTTCAAAAACCAACTAAGCCGACATCTTAACAAAACTACTTTTCCCAAACCATTTCAATGACATTGTATCCAAGATGGGTTGTCAAAATTTTTTACATTCTATCTTGAATGGGCCTAttaaatttagttggttagttaagTTTGTTAGGAGCTAAGTTAGTTAGTTGGTTAGTCCTTACTTCTATTTGTACTAGTTCAACTATTGCCTATATATAAGGCATCCTTTCATTAACGTATAAACACAATTTTACAAACAAATAAAGATTACATTCTTTGTTGTAATAATTaggtgattttttatttatacgtAAACCATAATAAATTAAGAAACTAACAAAAATGAATAGTAATTACAATTATCAAGATTTGTACAttgataaatatgtatatactagtaaaaagttacAATGCGAGGcacatatactaaattttatgctagttttttttacgttattaaaaagtgatacaattaaaaattaaaaaaaaatattattagttattaggttcaacatcattaccctgtgttcatttttaaagaaaaaaaatatttatgaaataataatttattgcaACGCGAGTACAGGTAAAATTCAgaaaaatatagcatttattagtagagtattgacaatttcaacagtaaattaattgattgtatacttttttgtctgctaacattaagcttttgatatttgagtggtgaactcttatttgtccgcttttcaaa is a genomic window of Cannabis sativa cultivar Pink pepper isolate KNU-18-1 chromosome 9, ASM2916894v1, whole genome shotgun sequence containing:
- the LOC115723401 gene encoding probable boron transporter 2 — translated: MQEQETMDEMFVPFRGIKNDLRGRLMCYKQDWTSGLRAGFRILAPTTYIFFASAIPVISFGEQLDRNTEGVLTAVQTLASTAICGIIHSIIGGQPLLILGVAEPTVIMYTFMFNFAKNIPDLGPELFLAWSGWVCVWTASLLFLLAALGACSLINRFTRLAGELFGFLIALLFMQEAIKGVVGEFYIPERENPNSIEYQPSWRFANGMFALVLSFGLLLTALKSRKARSWRYGSGWMRGFIADYGVPFMVLVWTAVSYAPGKSVPKEIPRRLFSPNPWSPGAYQNWTVMTEMLQVPILYIIGAIIPATMIAVLYYFDHSVASQLAQQKEFNLRKPPSYHYDLLLLGFMVIICGLLGIPPSNGVIPQSPMHTKSLATLKQQLLRSRLVAAAKKCMSKDVSLGQVYGSMQEAYQQMQSPLHHEASATGLKEFKDTTIQAASSTGTVDAPVDETMFDIEKEIDDLLPVEVKEQRVSNLLQSTMVAGCVAAMPFLKMIPTSVLWGYFAYMAIESLPGNQFWERILLLFIAPSRRHKVLEECHATFVETVPYKTIAAFTIFQASYLLVCFGITWVPMAGVLFPLMIMLLVPVRQYILPKFFKSVHLQDLDAAEYEEAPALSFSLAADGDIGRTASFADNGEVFDGMITRGRGEFRRMCSFRVSSSGSTPSKEFRRVQSLVTSSTATASKDFKRLQSLQIPRQSDLVHSPRSSELSPRLGGRGSPRTGELRQSNLGKGG
- the LOC115723439 gene encoding uncharacterized protein LOC115723439, with product MPSLQTALPPELANNAIRLYRECLRRAKYIGHRQNNTPLLVGMIRQQFKKNMHETDPEKIQKLKDDAARGLINHILYESEKMSGRKFSKTS